One window from the genome of Desulfobacterales bacterium encodes:
- a CDS encoding universal stress protein yields the protein MVEFARENHIDMIVIGIRRRSKLDKLLFGSNAQYIIVKAHCPVLCVR from the coding sequence ATGGTCGAGTTCGCCCGGGAAAACCACATCGATATGATCGTCATCGGCATTCGGCGGCGCTCGAAGCTGGATAAACTGCTTTTTGGCTCCAACGCCCAATACATCATTGTCAAGGCGCATTGCCCCGTGCTTTGTGTCAGGTAA